Proteins from a single region of Pseudarthrobacter sp. NIBRBAC000502772:
- a CDS encoding ABC transporter permease: MPEERHPKHADQHAKADEPTPAADETAAGVAVDTAGGAISPSAVPASAQSGKLPGGPDTLLRKIFTGSGMVSVLAVLLALVLGGLLIAATDERVSTTSAYLFARPTDFLSAVWQAATQSYIALFQGSVFNPRGSSLAVQFAPLMETLTIATPLITAGLGVALAFRAGLFNIGAQGQIIMAGILAGWVGFALHLPLGLHLLLVLVAGIVGGALWGGLVGLLKARTGAHEVILTIMFNYIALYFLGYLLNTPAFQRPGESNPISPILDATALYPQIFGSQYRLHLGFVLAIAATVLVWWLLNRSTVGFEFRAVGANPKAALTAGINVSRSTILVMAIAGALAGMSGVAQVAGTEKVLTDGVAATYGFDAITVALLGRSTPWGTFAAGLLFGAFRAGAVQMQIQTGTPIDIVLVVQSLIVLFIAAPPLVRAVFGLNPRRKKPAKAGKTQQAATTGGAA; the protein is encoded by the coding sequence ATGCCTGAAGAGCGTCACCCTAAGCATGCGGACCAGCATGCGAAAGCGGACGAGCCAACCCCGGCGGCGGACGAAACCGCCGCCGGGGTGGCCGTGGACACGGCCGGCGGCGCCATCAGCCCTTCAGCCGTACCAGCCAGCGCCCAAAGCGGAAAGCTGCCCGGCGGGCCGGACACGCTGCTCCGGAAGATTTTCACCGGCAGCGGCATGGTTTCAGTCCTGGCGGTGCTGCTGGCCCTTGTATTGGGCGGACTGTTGATCGCCGCCACGGACGAGCGCGTCAGCACCACCTCGGCGTATCTGTTCGCCCGGCCCACAGACTTCCTCTCCGCTGTCTGGCAGGCCGCCACACAGTCCTACATTGCCTTGTTCCAGGGCTCGGTCTTCAACCCCCGGGGTTCCAGCCTCGCGGTCCAGTTCGCGCCGCTGATGGAAACCCTCACCATCGCCACACCGCTTATCACGGCAGGCCTCGGCGTCGCGCTCGCGTTCCGGGCCGGCCTGTTCAACATTGGTGCCCAGGGCCAGATCATCATGGCCGGCATCCTGGCGGGCTGGGTCGGTTTCGCCCTGCACCTTCCGTTGGGCCTGCACCTGTTGCTCGTCCTTGTGGCAGGCATCGTGGGAGGCGCCCTCTGGGGTGGCCTGGTTGGTCTCCTGAAGGCCCGGACAGGTGCCCACGAAGTCATCCTGACCATCATGTTCAACTACATAGCGCTGTACTTCCTGGGATACCTGCTGAACACTCCGGCGTTCCAGCGTCCGGGGGAGTCCAACCCGATCTCGCCCATCCTGGACGCAACCGCCCTGTACCCCCAGATTTTCGGCTCCCAGTATCGCCTGCACCTGGGCTTCGTCCTGGCCATCGCGGCCACCGTCCTGGTGTGGTGGCTGCTGAACCGCTCCACCGTCGGCTTTGAATTCCGGGCCGTGGGAGCCAATCCGAAGGCTGCCCTGACCGCCGGCATCAACGTCTCGCGATCCACGATCCTGGTCATGGCCATTGCCGGCGCCCTCGCCGGAATGTCGGGAGTGGCCCAAGTGGCGGGCACGGAAAAGGTCCTGACAGACGGCGTCGCTGCAACGTACGGGTTTGACGCCATCACGGTGGCGCTGCTGGGACGTTCGACGCCGTGGGGCACTTTCGCTGCCGGCCTGCTGTTCGGCGCCTTCCGCGCCGGTGCCGTGCAGATGCAGATCCAGACCGGAACGCCCATCGACATCGTCCTGGTGGTCCAGTCGCTGATTGTCCTCTTTATCGCGGCCCCGCCGCTGGTGCGGGCAGTCTTCGGGCTGAACCCCCGCCGAAAGAAGCCGGCCAAGGCCGGCAAAACCCAGCAGGCAGCAACCACCGGAGGCGCAGCATGA